The proteins below come from a single Ruegeria sp. THAF33 genomic window:
- a CDS encoding homoserine dehydrogenase, whose translation MTQALRLGIAGLGTVGVGVVKIVRRHADLLKARTGRSIEIVAVSARDPNKDRGVNLSDYAWETDPVALAKRDDIDVYVELMGGENGPAKASVEAALASGKDVVTANKALLAIHGQELAEQAEAAGRVIRFEAAVAGGIPVIKSLTEGLAGNEITRVMGVMNGTCNYILTRMQSQRQGYNALFDECAELGYLEADPNLDVGGIDAAHKLALLASIAFGTKPNFDGIEIEGIQHISLDDIDQAEDMGFRIKLLGVAQRTARGLEQRMQPCLVPSDSPLGQLEGGTNMVVIEGDAVEQVVLRGPGAGEGPTASAVMGDVCDLARGLQIPTFGRPANSLEAAAPAVTGLPAPYYLRLGLLDKPGALAKVAAILGDAGVSIDRMRQYAHAESTAPVLIVTHKTTRAALDVALDGFRETDVVAGAPVALRIEEV comes from the coding sequence ATGACACAGGCACTGCGGCTGGGAATTGCGGGCTTGGGAACTGTCGGCGTGGGTGTCGTCAAGATTGTTCGCCGCCATGCAGATTTGCTGAAGGCGCGCACGGGCCGGTCGATTGAAATCGTGGCCGTATCTGCGCGGGATCCGAACAAGGACCGCGGCGTGAACCTGTCGGATTATGCCTGGGAAACCGACCCGGTTGCGCTGGCGAAACGTGACGATATCGATGTCTATGTCGAACTGATGGGCGGCGAAAACGGTCCGGCCAAGGCCTCGGTCGAAGCCGCGCTGGCCAGCGGCAAAGACGTCGTGACCGCCAACAAGGCATTGCTGGCCATTCACGGGCAGGAACTGGCCGAACAGGCCGAGGCCGCGGGGCGTGTTATCCGCTTTGAGGCTGCTGTTGCTGGCGGCATTCCGGTGATCAAATCCCTGACCGAAGGGCTGGCTGGTAACGAAATCACCCGCGTCATGGGGGTGATGAACGGCACCTGCAACTACATCCTGACCCGGATGCAATCGCAGCGTCAGGGCTATAACGCCCTGTTCGACGAATGCGCCGAGCTTGGCTATCTCGAGGCCGATCCAAACCTGGATGTGGGTGGCATCGACGCCGCTCACAAACTGGCTTTGCTGGCCTCGATCGCCTTTGGCACAAAGCCAAATTTTGACGGGATCGAGATCGAAGGCATTCAACACATCAGTCTGGACGATATCGATCAGGCCGAGGATATGGGCTTTCGCATCAAACTGCTGGGCGTGGCACAGCGCACCGCGCGCGGGCTGGAACAACGCATGCAGCCTTGCCTTGTGCCCAGCGACTCGCCCTTGGGGCAATTGGAAGGCGGCACCAACATGGTGGTGATCGAAGGCGACGCGGTTGAACAGGTTGTTCTGCGTGGCCCCGGTGCGGGTGAAGGCCCGACGGCCAGCGCCGTGATGGGCGACGTGTGCGATCTGGCACGTGGGCTGCAAATCCCGACCTTTGGCCGACCGGCCAATTCGCTTGAGGCTGCGGCCCCCGCCGTCACGGGCCTGCCGGCGCCTTATTATCTTCGTCTGGGTCTGCTGGATAAACCGGGCGCACTGGCCAAGGTTGCAGCCATTCTGGGCGATGCCGGTGTTTCCATAGACAGGATGCGCCAGTATGCCCATGCAGAAAGCACGGCGCCTGTGCTGATCGTTACCCACAAAACCACCCGCGCCGCGCTGGACGTCGCGCTGGACGGGTTCCGGGAAACGGATGTGGTTGCCGGTGCCCCCGTCGCGTTGCGGATTGAAGAGGTTTGA
- a CDS encoding TadE/TadG family type IV pilus assembly protein codes for MFVFRNVKNRIKAFKQDESGILTVEAIMIFPLLLWTITFTFTAFEGFRQSASNLKAAYTVSDLISRESAAVTDVYIDSLHELMGEMVNNRSEVRMRVSLIRFDENDNRHYVDWSTVRGYDTEWNDNNIQEIENRLPPMPDQDTVILVETSNEYIPQFKPGWDLATGINFQNFIFTRPRFSTKVACNLVRPPVVCVDNSA; via the coding sequence ATGTTTGTATTCAGAAACGTGAAAAACCGCATCAAGGCCTTCAAGCAGGACGAAAGTGGTATTCTGACCGTCGAGGCAATCATGATATTCCCGCTGTTGTTGTGGACGATTACGTTTACGTTCACCGCATTCGAGGGATTTCGTCAAAGCGCGTCGAACCTGAAAGCTGCCTATACGGTCAGCGATCTGATCTCACGTGAATCGGCCGCTGTGACTGATGTTTACATCGACTCGCTTCACGAACTTATGGGCGAAATGGTCAACAACCGGTCTGAAGTGCGCATGCGTGTCTCTCTGATCCGTTTTGACGAGAACGACAACCGCCACTACGTGGATTGGTCGACCGTGCGCGGCTATGACACGGAATGGAACGACAACAACATTCAGGAAATCGAAAACCGTCTGCCGCCGATGCCGGATCAGGACACGGTCATTCTGGTGGAAACATCCAACGAGTATATTCCTCAGTTTAAACCTGGCTGGGATCTGGCGACCGGCATTAACTTTCAAAACTTCATCTTCACCCGTCCCCGCTTTTCCACCAAGGTCGCCTGCAACCTAGTGCGCCCTCCGGTCGTCTGCGTGGATAATAGCGCTTAA
- a CDS encoding TadE/TadG family type IV pilus assembly protein, with amino-acid sequence MIRKSLSKLRTFKRSECGNATIEFVMIIPFFLAFIGIGGEMSIITTKHAALERGVDLVVRDIRLGTGTNWSHDVIKDRICDISGIKNCKTNLRLQMLRQNAFNGIVLSDEIPCTDSSEDPKPVLDFKSGASNELMILRACLRIDPVLESSIIANTVVDESGHYAVTATTAFVQEPR; translated from the coding sequence ATGATCCGCAAATCACTGTCAAAACTCCGTACTTTCAAGCGATCCGAGTGCGGGAACGCGACGATCGAATTTGTCATGATCATTCCGTTTTTCCTGGCATTCATTGGTATTGGTGGAGAGATGTCGATAATCACCACCAAGCACGCCGCGCTGGAACGGGGTGTTGATCTGGTCGTTCGGGATATCCGTCTGGGCACAGGCACCAACTGGAGCCACGATGTAATCAAGGACCGGATTTGCGACATTTCCGGTATCAAGAATTGTAAAACCAACCTGCGGCTGCAAATGCTTCGCCAGAATGCATTCAATGGCATCGTTCTTTCGGACGAAATACCCTGCACCGACAGTTCGGAAGACCCCAAACCAGTGCTCGACTTCAAAAGCGGGGCCTCAAACGAGTTGATGATTTTGCGGGCCTGCCTGCGTATCGATCCTGTTCTGGAAAGCTCGATCATCGCAAACACAGTGGTCGACGAAAGCGGCCACTATGCAGTGACCGCAACGACCGCATTCGTGCAGGAGCCACGGTAA
- the dnaG gene encoding DNA primase, translated as MSLPPGFLDELRTRLSLSQVVGRKVIWDQRKSNQGKGDMWAPCPFHHEKTASFHVDDQKGFYYCFGCHAKGDAISFVKETENVSFIEAVEILAREAGMPMPARDPKAQEKQDRRSQLADVMEQAVQFFRLQLKTGAGAEARDYLSRRGLDQSALDRWEIGFTPDSWQALWDHLRGKSIQEELILGAGLAKPSNKGKKPYDTFRNRIMFPIRDPRGRCIAFGGRAMDPNDNAKYLNSPETELFDKGRSLYNQGPARQAAGKGQPLIVAEGYMDVIALAEAGFGASVAPLGTAITEHQLQLLWRIADEPIIALDGDAAGLRAAMRAVDLALPLLEAGKSLRFALMPEGKDPDDLLRTEGPGAVQAVLEGAIPMVKLLWQRETEGKVFDSPERKAALDKALRDKIKLIRDPSIRLHYGQEIKDLRWQLFRPRRQPQNRPWQPRGKWQPQPTATPGARSSFLASSENADIQLREAAILAISILNPKVVVQFEQQLEEMECHNPDYAALRDAVLRHAIDDPDNLKDHIIASMGPDALENLLTLRHVAVIPCVSKPGDVEKAEMTLAEELAKIKALRGLDAEIAEAAEELSDLPDEALTYRLAQAAEERNRTSRSQNEDRAVFDIADNGARINRDEKDAFAAIMSGIKFERKRR; from the coding sequence ATGTCACTGCCCCCCGGATTTCTGGATGAACTGCGCACCCGTCTGAGCCTGTCTCAGGTCGTCGGGCGCAAGGTGATTTGGGATCAGCGCAAATCCAATCAAGGCAAAGGTGACATGTGGGCGCCTTGCCCGTTTCATCACGAAAAGACGGCCTCATTCCATGTCGATGATCAGAAGGGGTTTTATTACTGCTTCGGCTGTCACGCCAAGGGCGACGCGATCAGCTTTGTAAAAGAAACGGAAAATGTTTCGTTCATCGAAGCGGTGGAGATCCTCGCCCGCGAGGCTGGCATGCCGATGCCTGCGCGGGATCCGAAAGCACAGGAAAAGCAGGATCGCCGCAGTCAGCTTGCCGATGTGATGGAACAGGCGGTGCAGTTTTTCCGCTTGCAGCTGAAAACAGGGGCGGGGGCAGAGGCACGGGATTACCTGTCGCGCCGGGGTTTGGATCAAAGCGCGCTGGATCGGTGGGAGATCGGGTTTACGCCGGATAGTTGGCAGGCGCTTTGGGATCACCTGCGCGGCAAGAGCATCCAAGAGGAGCTGATCCTTGGCGCCGGGCTGGCCAAGCCTTCAAACAAAGGCAAAAAACCCTATGACACCTTCCGCAACCGGATCATGTTCCCGATCCGTGATCCGCGTGGGCGCTGCATTGCATTCGGTGGCCGCGCGATGGATCCGAATGACAACGCGAAATACCTGAACTCGCCCGAGACCGAGTTGTTCGACAAGGGGCGCAGCCTTTACAATCAAGGTCCGGCGCGGCAGGCGGCGGGCAAAGGGCAGCCGCTGATCGTGGCCGAAGGGTATATGGACGTGATCGCGCTGGCCGAGGCAGGTTTTGGCGCGTCGGTTGCGCCTTTGGGAACGGCCATTACTGAACATCAGTTGCAGCTGCTCTGGCGGATCGCGGATGAACCGATCATTGCACTGGACGGGGATGCCGCGGGTCTGCGGGCGGCCATGCGGGCGGTTGATCTGGCACTGCCGCTGCTGGAGGCCGGAAAATCCCTGCGTTTTGCCTTGATGCCCGAAGGCAAGGACCCGGACGATCTGTTGCGCACAGAAGGCCCGGGCGCCGTTCAGGCCGTTCTGGAAGGGGCCATACCGATGGTCAAACTGTTGTGGCAGCGCGAGACCGAAGGAAAGGTATTCGACAGCCCGGAACGCAAGGCAGCACTGGACAAGGCACTTCGGGACAAGATCAAGCTGATCCGAGATCCCTCGATCCGCTTGCATTACGGTCAGGAAATCAAAGACCTGCGCTGGCAATTGTTCCGCCCGCGACGACAACCTCAAAACCGTCCTTGGCAACCGCGGGGAAAATGGCAGCCGCAGCCAACCGCGACGCCGGGCGCGCGCAGTTCGTTTCTTGCCTCATCGGAAAACGCGGATATCCAGCTGCGTGAAGCCGCTATTCTGGCGATCTCGATTCTGAATCCCAAGGTTGTTGTCCAATTTGAGCAACAGTTGGAAGAAATGGAATGCCACAATCCTGACTACGCGGCGTTGCGCGATGCTGTTCTGCGTCACGCAATTGATGATCCGGACAACCTGAAAGACCACATTATCGCATCAATGGGGCCTGACGCCCTTGAAAACCTGCTGACCCTTCGCCATGTGGCAGTCATCCCCTGTGTGTCCAAGCCAGGCGACGTTGAAAAGGCCGAGATGACACTGGCCGAGGAACTCGCAAAGATCAAAGCGCTCCGGGGGTTGGATGCCGAGATTGCCGAAGCGGCGGAAGAACTGTCCGATCTGCCCGATGAGGCGCTGACATACCGGCTGGCGCAAGCCGCCGAAGAGCGCAACCGCACGAGTCGAAGCCAGAACGAGGATAGGGCCGTTTTCGACATTGCTGACAATGGGGCGCGAATCAATCGTGACGAGAAAGACGCGTTTGCGGCGATCATGTCAGGCATCAAATTCGAGCGGAAACGCCGATAA
- a CDS encoding pirin family protein: protein MSLRPTLETRRATPTMEGAGVKLHRAFGFQDPSELDPFLLFDDFRNERPQDYQAGFPWHPHRGIETITYVLAGSVEHSDSLGNTGTLGAGDVQWMTAGSGILHQEMPQGNTSGQMHGFQLWGNLPSDQKMTDPRYQDVQSKDIPEVTDDDGTTVRVIVGEFWGKTGPVDGIAADPQYLDISVPAGVKKTFRIDTYRRAFAYVFQGQAAFADASRPSGVLLEKEVAGQEVNIRDMSGDRTLVRFGTGDEITVQAGPEGVRFLLISGAPINEPVAWHGPIVMNTRAELEQAFRELRNGTFIRPAH from the coding sequence ATGTCCCTTAGACCCACACTGGAAACACGCAGGGCCACCCCGACGATGGAAGGGGCTGGCGTGAAACTTCACCGCGCATTCGGGTTTCAGGACCCTTCCGAACTTGATCCTTTCCTGCTGTTCGACGACTTCAGGAACGAACGCCCGCAGGACTATCAGGCCGGTTTTCCCTGGCATCCGCATCGCGGAATCGAGACGATCACCTATGTTCTGGCCGGATCGGTCGAGCATTCGGATTCGCTGGGCAACACCGGCACTTTGGGCGCGGGCGACGTGCAGTGGATGACGGCGGGGTCCGGCATACTGCATCAGGAAATGCCACAAGGAAACACCTCGGGGCAGATGCACGGGTTTCAGCTGTGGGGCAACCTGCCTTCGGATCAGAAGATGACTGACCCGCGCTATCAGGATGTTCAAAGCAAGGATATCCCCGAAGTCACTGATGACGACGGCACCACCGTTCGTGTGATTGTCGGAGAGTTCTGGGGCAAAACCGGCCCCGTGGACGGCATTGCGGCAGATCCACAATATCTGGACATCTCGGTTCCGGCGGGTGTGAAGAAGACCTTTCGCATCGACACTTATCGCCGAGCCTTCGCCTATGTCTTTCAAGGTCAGGCAGCTTTTGCAGATGCGTCACGCCCGTCCGGTGTGCTGTTGGAAAAAGAGGTCGCCGGGCAAGAGGTGAATATCCGGGATATGTCGGGTGACCGCACGCTTGTCCGTTTCGGGACGGGGGACGAAATCACCGTTCAGGCTGGCCCCGAAGGCGTTCGGTTTCTGTTGATCTCGGGGGCTCCGATCAATGAGCCCGTCGCATGGCACGGGCCCATTGTGATGAACACGCGGGCCGAATTGGAACAAGCGTTTCGCGAACTGCGAAACGGGACCTTCATTCGCCCTGCGCACTGA
- a CDS encoding Tad domain-containing protein produces the protein MIIFSLQNDGSKPKHKISQLRLFARKEDGTFTIFTLLILILMLAITGMAMDLMTYERDRASLQSTLDRAVLAAADLDQKLPPKDVVDAYMEKAGLGHLEKTVTVTEGFGSRKVAATANAVVPTRFMRFGKVTELNMKAASTAIESIGSVEISLVLDMSGSMTRSSATAGKSKIEVLRTAAKGFVTKMLEESGETKISMSIVPYATQVNAGQDILGKFTNVTSEHNYSHCVNFTSGQFGSATLSPNTFYQRTGHFDPWRYNWANVNGVSTDGEQPPAYFVCPVRAGSEITAVTDNVQYLHNRIDALTASGNTSIDVGMKWGVGMLDPSFQPVINALATENKVPAKFALRPESYDSDVLKVVIVMTDGQNTSQYMLDSSARSGLTEVWFNPDYQRPDGKKGEYSIRYSTNPDRWVWMQHTEENGSYVTAGHPFGNPPNENSSNEEIGTATRLTYPELFARASLWWNAKNNFYWQSNHENNWYYGLRKSVGSSTKNARTTSICGAAKDKGVIIYGIAFEAPTSGLNTIKSCASSDSHVHNVAGLDLDKAFTAIASSIRKLRLTQ, from the coding sequence ATGATAATTTTCTCGCTTCAGAACGACGGCTCGAAGCCGAAACACAAGATTTCCCAGTTGCGGCTGTTTGCCCGAAAAGAAGACGGCACTTTTACGATATTCACCCTGCTCATTTTAATCCTGATGCTGGCCATTACCGGCATGGCGATGGATCTGATGACGTACGAGCGCGACCGCGCCAGCCTGCAATCCACGCTGGACCGCGCGGTGCTTGCTGCGGCTGATCTTGACCAAAAGCTGCCACCCAAGGATGTTGTCGACGCCTATATGGAAAAGGCCGGGCTGGGCCATCTTGAGAAAACCGTGACCGTCACCGAAGGATTTGGCTCCAGAAAGGTGGCCGCGACCGCCAATGCAGTTGTTCCGACGCGTTTTATGAGGTTCGGAAAAGTCACCGAACTGAATATGAAGGCGGCAAGCACTGCCATAGAGTCCATCGGTTCTGTCGAAATCTCGCTGGTTCTGGACATGTCCGGGTCCATGACAAGGTCTTCCGCGACCGCCGGAAAGTCGAAGATCGAAGTCTTGAGAACTGCGGCGAAGGGCTTTGTCACCAAAATGCTTGAAGAATCTGGTGAAACGAAGATTTCGATGTCGATTGTCCCCTATGCCACTCAGGTCAATGCCGGGCAGGACATACTGGGTAAATTCACCAACGTGACCTCAGAGCACAACTATTCCCATTGCGTGAACTTTACTTCCGGACAATTCGGTTCTGCGACGCTTAGCCCGAATACCTTCTATCAGCGCACTGGGCATTTCGATCCTTGGCGATACAATTGGGCAAACGTCAATGGCGTCTCAACCGATGGAGAACAGCCCCCGGCCTATTTCGTGTGCCCTGTTCGCGCCGGCAGTGAAATTACAGCTGTCACCGACAATGTCCAATATCTGCACAACCGCATCGATGCCCTGACCGCGAGTGGCAACACATCCATCGACGTAGGCATGAAATGGGGTGTCGGCATGCTGGATCCGTCATTCCAGCCTGTGATCAACGCCTTGGCCACCGAAAACAAAGTTCCTGCAAAATTCGCTCTGCGCCCGGAATCTTATGACTCGGACGTGCTTAAGGTCGTAATCGTAATGACCGACGGGCAAAACACTTCGCAGTACATGTTGGACTCGTCCGCGCGTAGTGGACTGACTGAAGTTTGGTTCAACCCTGACTATCAAAGGCCCGACGGGAAAAAGGGTGAATATAGTATCCGCTATTCGACCAACCCGGATCGTTGGGTCTGGATGCAACATACAGAAGAAAACGGCAGCTATGTCACGGCAGGCCATCCTTTTGGGAATCCACCCAATGAAAACTCCTCTAACGAAGAGATCGGCACCGCCACTCGCCTGACTTATCCCGAGCTTTTTGCCCGAGCTTCGCTGTGGTGGAACGCCAAGAACAACTTCTATTGGCAAAGCAACCACGAGAATAACTGGTACTACGGCCTCAGAAAATCAGTGGGATCTTCCACAAAAAACGCGCGCACGACCAGCATCTGCGGCGCGGCCAAAGACAAGGGTGTCATCATCTATGGCATCGCTTTCGAGGCCCCCACCAGCGGCTTGAATACCATCAAGTCCTGCGCAAGCTCGGACAGCCATGTTCACAATGTAGCTGGATTGGATCTGGACAAGGCGTTTACTGCGATTGCTTCGTCCATCCGCAAATTGAGGCTGACGCAATGA
- a CDS encoding TetR/AcrR family transcriptional regulator: MARTQGSHSDITGPRIRKAALNLFARHGYAAVSMRQIAKEVGVQAGALYNYTPDKQSLLYRLMREHMQDLLSALNALERCDDCQQALRRFVGFHIRFHLQRPDEVFIAYMELRNLSPENFAEIEDLRRQYENALEDILHSGQQAGQFAIPDTKIATLAVIAMLNGVMTWYRSGGRLSLDEVEQIYWNMVHKAVTA, translated from the coding sequence ATGGCACGTACTCAAGGCTCCCACTCTGACATCACAGGCCCGCGCATTCGAAAGGCGGCCCTGAACCTGTTTGCCCGCCACGGCTATGCCGCGGTTTCGATGCGGCAGATCGCGAAAGAGGTCGGCGTTCAGGCGGGGGCGCTATACAATTACACGCCGGACAAGCAGAGTTTGCTGTATCGGTTGATGCGAGAGCATATGCAGGATCTGCTTTCGGCGCTCAACGCGCTAGAGCGCTGCGATGACTGCCAGCAAGCGTTGCGCCGATTTGTCGGTTTTCACATTCGTTTCCACCTGCAACGCCCAGACGAGGTGTTCATCGCCTATATGGAACTGCGCAACCTCTCGCCCGAAAACTTCGCTGAAATCGAAGACCTTCGGCGCCAATACGAAAACGCGCTGGAGGACATTCTTCACTCTGGCCAGCAGGCTGGTCAGTTTGCGATACCGGACACCAAGATCGCCACGCTGGCGGTGATTGCCATGTTGAACGGTGTGATGACCTGGTACAGGTCCGGAGGGCGGCTGTCACTGGACGAGGTCGAACAGATTTATTGGAACATGGTGCATAAGGCGGTGACGGCCTGA
- a CDS encoding Glu/Leu/Phe/Val dehydrogenase — protein MTGIQEPSFRESVDLMFNRAAALMELPPGLEQKIRVCNATYTVRFGVRLRGEIHTFTGYRSVHSEHMEPVKGGIRYATAVNQDEVEALAALMTYKCALVETPFGGSKGGLCIDPRKYEEHELEQITRRFAYELAKRDLINPSQNVPAPDMGTGEREMAWMADQYARMNTTDINARACVTGKPLNAGGIAGRVEATGRGIQYALREFFRHPEDVRAAGLSGKLDGKRVVVQGLGNVGYHAAKFLSEEDGSRVVGIIEWDGALYNPDGIDVEAVRQWIVKHGGVKDYPDATHSAEGTSVLEAECDILIPAALEGVINLSNAERIKAPLIIEAANGPVTAGADEILRKKGTVIIPDMYANAGGVTVSYFEWVKNLSHIRFGRMQRRQEEARHELIVSELERLDRYLGDAWSMSPDFKAKYLKGADELELVRSGLDDTMRIAYQSMREVWHSRDDVEDLRTAAYIVAIDRVAKSYRAKGL, from the coding sequence ATGACCGGCATCCAAGAACCAAGCTTTCGCGAGAGTGTTGACCTGATGTTCAACAGGGCGGCCGCCCTGATGGAACTGCCGCCGGGGCTGGAGCAGAAAATCCGGGTTTGCAACGCGACCTATACAGTTCGGTTTGGTGTGCGTCTGCGTGGTGAGATCCATACGTTCACCGGGTACAGGTCTGTCCATTCCGAACATATGGAGCCGGTCAAAGGCGGCATTCGTTATGCCACTGCGGTGAACCAGGATGAGGTCGAAGCGCTGGCTGCGTTGATGACGTACAAATGCGCTCTTGTCGAAACGCCTTTTGGCGGATCGAAAGGCGGGCTTTGCATTGATCCCAGGAAATATGAAGAACACGAGTTGGAGCAAATCACGCGACGCTTTGCCTATGAACTTGCAAAGCGGGATCTTATTAACCCGTCGCAAAACGTTCCCGCGCCCGACATGGGAACGGGCGAACGCGAGATGGCCTGGATGGCCGACCAATACGCCCGGATGAACACCACCGACATCAATGCACGGGCCTGTGTGACCGGCAAGCCATTGAACGCAGGTGGTATCGCTGGGCGGGTCGAAGCCACCGGACGTGGCATTCAGTACGCTCTGCGCGAATTTTTCCGTCACCCCGAAGACGTCAGGGCGGCAGGCCTGTCGGGCAAGCTGGACGGCAAGCGTGTTGTGGTGCAGGGGCTCGGCAATGTGGGCTATCACGCTGCGAAGTTTCTGAGCGAGGAGGACGGTTCACGCGTTGTAGGTATCATTGAATGGGACGGAGCGCTCTATAACCCGGATGGTATCGACGTCGAAGCCGTCCGCCAGTGGATCGTCAAGCATGGCGGCGTCAAGGATTATCCGGACGCGACTCATTCAGCGGAAGGCACAAGCGTTCTGGAGGCTGAGTGTGATATTTTGATCCCGGCTGCCCTTGAGGGTGTCATCAACCTTTCCAACGCCGAGCGGATCAAGGCACCTTTGATCATCGAGGCAGCGAACGGCCCGGTCACCGCTGGCGCGGATGAGATTCTTCGCAAGAAAGGTACCGTTATCATCCCGGATATGTATGCCAACGCGGGTGGTGTGACGGTGTCTTATTTTGAATGGGTCAAGAACCTCAGCCACATTCGTTTCGGCCGGATGCAGCGTCGGCAGGAAGAGGCGCGACATGAATTGATCGTCAGCGAACTGGAGCGGCTGGACCGTTATCTGGGTGACGCGTGGTCGATGTCTCCGGACTTCAAGGCAAAATACCTCAAGGGTGCCGATGAGCTTGAACTGGTGCGCTCGGGCCTCGATGACACGATGCGTATCGCTTATCAGTCGATGCGTGAAGTGTGGCACAGCCGCGACGATGTCGAAGACCTGCGTACTGCGGCCTATATCGTGGCGATCGACCGCGTGGCCAAAAGCTATCGCGCCAAGGGGCTCTGA
- the glpX gene encoding class II fructose-bisphosphatase, translating into MSAAKTDFNDRLLSLGLARVAEQAALASASLVGRGDEKAADQAAVNAMREQLNMLDIAGVVVIGEGERDEAPMLYIGEEVGTGNGPGVDIALDPLEGTTLTAKDMPNALTVIAMGPRGSMLHAPDVYMDKLAVGPGLPEGVVNLDMSPRERVEALAKAKNCKPADITVCILERPRHEAMIAEVRETGASIRLITDGDVAGVMHCAESEVTGIDMYMGQGGAPEGVLAAAALKCMGGQIFGRLLFRNDDERGRAAKAGITDLERVYSRDEMVTADVIFAATGVTGGSLLPRIKREPGWVETTTLLMRSKTGSVRRMSYRTPTWPHDNA; encoded by the coding sequence ATGAGTGCTGCCAAAACCGATTTCAACGACCGCCTGCTGTCTCTGGGGCTGGCAAGGGTGGCGGAACAGGCTGCGCTGGCCTCGGCTTCGCTGGTGGGGCGTGGTGACGAGAAAGCCGCCGACCAGGCCGCCGTGAATGCGATGCGAGAACAGCTGAACATGCTGGACATTGCTGGCGTCGTGGTGATCGGTGAAGGTGAACGCGACGAAGCTCCGATGCTTTATATTGGCGAAGAAGTCGGCACCGGAAACGGCCCCGGCGTGGACATCGCGCTGGATCCGCTGGAAGGCACAACGCTGACCGCAAAGGACATGCCCAACGCGCTGACCGTGATTGCCATGGGCCCGCGCGGCTCGATGCTGCATGCGCCCGACGTTTACATGGACAAGCTTGCTGTTGGTCCGGGCCTGCCCGAGGGCGTCGTCAATCTGGACATGTCTCCACGTGAACGGGTGGAAGCCTTGGCAAAGGCCAAGAACTGCAAACCTGCGGACATCACCGTCTGCATTCTGGAACGCCCCCGTCACGAGGCGATGATCGCCGAAGTGCGCGAAACTGGAGCATCGATCCGCCTGATCACCGATGGTGACGTGGCAGGTGTCATGCATTGCGCAGAAAGCGAAGTGACCGGCATCGACATGTATATGGGCCAGGGTGGCGCCCCCGAAGGCGTACTTGCCGCTGCCGCGCTGAAATGCATGGGCGGACAGATCTTTGGTCGCCTGTTGTTCCGCAACGATGACGAGCGGGGCCGTGCTGCCAAGGCAGGCATCACCGATCTGGAACGGGTCTATTCGCGCGATGAGATGGTGACCGCGGATGTGATCTTTGCCGCAACCGGTGTAACCGGCGGTTCTCTGTTGCCGCGCATCAAGCGCGAGCCGGGTTGGGTGGAAACCACGACGCTGCTGATGCGTTCAAAGACCGGGTCCGTACGCCGCATGTCGTATCGCACCCCAACGTGGCCGCACGATAACGCCTGA